A window of the Gossypium hirsutum isolate 1008001.06 chromosome A03, Gossypium_hirsutum_v2.1, whole genome shotgun sequence genome harbors these coding sequences:
- the LOC121221159 gene encoding transcription factor bHLH53, translating into MALSSYYSNCETDVQNLNSEPTHQITKAVQADDHHEQQQQHLQYYCDPPFEPPLTFLDPCIDLNNNFLHPENYSAPLLPYDPLITPYDYFSSYPCPKRHKLIEDHCLMPGFFDGVALNSCPHSMNGVYNLEGTHTVGNCKKISDEKCVSVQSIAARERRRKITKKTQELGKLVPGGTKMNTAEMLQAAFKYVKYLQAQLGILQLMNSFPENKEGNRKDKESMQIVTSSKVQEKLYIEEKCLVPKDFVLSLTTLSRPPLSDELTRLLSSSP; encoded by the exons ATGGCTTTAAGTTCATATTACTCCAACTGCGAAACCGATGTTCAGAATCTTAACTCGGAACCAACTCATCAAATTACAAAAGCAGTTCAAGCTGATGATCATCATGAACAACAACAACAGCATCTTCAATATTACTGTGATCCACCATTTGAGCCCCCTTTAACTTTTCTCGATCCTTGCATTGACCTAAACAACAATTTCCTTCACCCTGAAAACTACAGTGCCCCTTTACTCCCTTACGACCCTTTAATCACCCCATACGATTACTTCAGCTCTTATCCATGCCCTAAACGCCACAAACTCATCGAAGATCATTGTTTGATGCCTGGTTTCTTTGATGGGGTTGCTCTAAATTCTTGCCCTCATAGCATGAATGGTGTTTATAACTTGGAAGGAACACACACAGTAGGAAACTGTAAGAAAATTAGCGATGAAAAGTGTGTGTCGGTGCAAAGCATTGCGGCGAGAGAGCGGCGGAGGAAGATAACTAAGAAGACTCAAGAACTTGGGAAGCTTGTACCTGGTGGGACTAAGATGAACACTGCTGAAATGCTTCAAGCTGCTTTTAAATATGTCAAGTATTTACAAGCTCAACTTGGAATCCTTCAACTTATGAACTCCTTTCCA GAAAATAAGGAAGGGAATCGCAAGGACAAGGAAAGCATGCAAATTGTAACATCTTCAAAGGTACAAGAAAAGCTTTACATAGAAGAAAAGTGTTTGGTTCCAAAGGATTTTGTTCTGTCTTTGACAACACTTTCAAGGCCTCCACTCTCTGATGAACTCACTCGCCTTTTGTCTTCTTCACCTTAG
- the LOC107908969 gene encoding chlorophyll a-b binding protein CP24 10A, chloroplastic, whose translation MAATSGAVLNGLGSSFLCGGKRSQALLGASIGAKGSPSPTAGTRKLIVVAAAAPKKSWIPAVRGGGNFIDPEWLDGSLPGDYGFDPLGLGKDPAFLKWYREAELIHGRWAMAAVVGIFVGQAWSGIPWFEAGADPGAIAPFSFGSLLGTQLILMGWVESKRWVDFFNPQSQSVEWATPWSKTAENFANATGEQGYPGGKFFDPLGLAGTIQNGVYVPDFDKLERLKLAEIKHARIAMLAMLIFYFEAGQGKTPLGALGL comes from the exons ATGGCTGCTACATCTGGGGCTGTACTAAATGGATTAGGCTCTTCATTTCTTTGTGGGGGAAAGAGGAGCCAAGCCCTTTTGGGTGCCAGCATTGGGGCCAAAGGCTCGCCCTCCCCTACTGCTGGAACTAGAAAGTTGATCGTTGTGGCAGCCGCCGCACCTAAAAAGTCTTGGATCCCTGCTGTTAGAGGTGGTGGCAACTTCATTGACCCTGAATGGCTCGATGGATC GCTCCCTGGAGACTACGGATTTGACCCACTAGGTCTTGGAAAAGACCCAGCATTCCTCAAATGGTACCGAGAAGCTGAGCTGATCCATGGACGTTGGGCCATGGCTGCTGTCGTCGGCATCTTCGTCGGCCAAGCTTGGAGTGGCATTCCATGGTTCGAGGCAGGAGCTGACCCAGGTGCGATAGCTCCATTCTCTTTCGGCTCACTCCTTGGTACTCAGCTCATCCTTATGGGTTGGGTTGAAAGCAAGCGGTGGGTTGATTTCTTCAACCCCCAATCACAATCAGTGGAATGGGCAACTCCATGGTCTAAGACCGCTGAGAACTTCGCCAACGCCACAGGTGAGCAAGGGTACCCAGGAGGCAAGTTCTTTGACCCATTGGGGCTAGCAGGAACCATCCAGAATGGGGTTTACGTCCCTGATTTTGACAAGCTCGAGAGACTTAAGCTTGCTGAGATTAAGCATGCTAGAATTGCGATGTTAGccatgttgattttctactttgaGGCTGGCCAAGGAAAGACACCCCTTGGTGCTCTTGGATTGTAA
- the LOC107908968 gene encoding peroxidase N1-like precursor, with the protein MDVSCFSQNVLLVTLLLAIAVSLVESQGTRVGFYSTSCPRVESIVRSTVQSHFGSDPTIAPGLLRMHFHDCFVHGCDASILIDGPGTEKTAPPNLLLRGYEVIDDAKTQLEAACPGVVSCADILALAARDSVVLSSGASWAVPTGRRDGTVSQASDAANLPGFRDSVDVQKQKFAAKGLNTQDLVTLVGGHTIGTTACQFFRYRLYNFTTTGNGADPSITAAFVSQLQALCPQNGDGSRRIGLDTGSVNRFDNSFFANLRDGKGILESDQRLWTDASTKTFVQRFLGIRGLLGLTFNIEFGRSMVKMSNIEVKTGTVGEIRKVCSKVN; encoded by the exons ATGGATGTCAGTTGTTTCAGCCAAAATGTCCTTTTAGTTACCCTATTGCTTGCCATAGCTGTCAGCTTGGTGGAAAGCCAGGGCACCAGGGTTGGGTTCTACTCAACTTCATGTCCTCGAGTTGAGTCCATCGTGAGGTCGACGGTTCAATCCCATTTCGGGTCTGATCCCACTATTGCTCCTGGTTTGCTCCGTATGCATTTCCATGACTGCTTTGTCCATGGATGCGATGCTTCCATCCTTATTGATGGACCTGGCACTGAGAAAACCGCCCCACCGAACCTCTTGTTGAGAGGTTACGAAGTCATTGATGATGCCAAGACTCAGCTTGAAGCTGCATGCCCTGGAGTTGTTTCGTGTGCTGATATCCTAGCCCTCGCTGCTCGTGATTCTGTAGTTCTG AGCAGTGGAGCCAGCTGGGCAGTGCCGACAGGCCGCCGAGATGGAACGGTTTCACAGGCTTCTGATGCGGCCAATTTGCCAGGCTTCCGTGACTCAGTCGATGTGCAGAAGCAAAAATTTGCAGCAAAGGGTCTCAATACTCAAGATCTTGTCACCCTTGTTG GAGGCCACACGATCGGTACTACAGCCTGCCAATTCTTCAGATACAGGCTTTACAACTTCACCACGACCGGAAACGGAGCCGACCCTTCTATCACCGCCGCATTCGTTTCCCAGCTTCAAGCGCTGTGTCCGCAGAACGGTGATGGGTCAAGGAGGATTGGATTGGACACAGGCAGCGTTAACAGATTTGATAACTCTTTCTTTGCCAACTTGAGAGATGGGAAGGGAATACTGGAATCTGATCAAAGGTTATGGACTGATGCTTCTACCAAGACCTTTGTCCAACGATTCTTGGGCATTAGAGGCTTACTTGGATTGACCTTTAACATTGAATTTGGAAGGTCCATGGTGAAGATGAGTAACATTGAAGTGAAGACAGGCACTGTGGGTGAAATCCGCAAAGTTTGTTCTAAAGTTAATTAA